GCGGCAAGCGACTTGAGGCCGCCGCGTATGGAAGGGATGGTGCAGAACGCGCACTTGTGCCTGCAGCCCTCGCCCACCTTGAGCCATGCGTAGGAAGGCCCGGTGGAAAGCAGCCGGCCGCCGCCCGCAATGCGGGCTGGAGACTCTGGCAGAGCCAGGGCTGCGGTTACCATGGCAGGCCAGCGCGGCATTTCTGCCGTAGGCAGCCAAAGATCCACCTCTGGCAGTTCTGCGGCCAGTTCCTCCGCGCCGTAGCGCCCCACCATGCAGCCGCCAACGGCAAGCAGGGGCTTAGTTTTGCACTTGCCAAGCCTTTGTATGGCGTCCACCACCGCACGCACCGATTCGCGCACTGCGGGGTCGATAAAGCCGCAGGTGTTTATAAAAACCAGACGGGCCTTGCCCATATGCTCCACATGCTGCACGGCAACACCCAGCGAACCGAGCAAACGCTCGCTGTCCACCCGGTTTTTGGGACAGCCAAGGCTCAGCGACCAGACCTTGAGAGAAGAAATTTTTGCAGTTGTCATGCGGGCACAATACAGGGGGGCGAAGCGATTGTCACCAGAGTATCAACGTGGCAAAACCGCAGGAGCCTTCCCCCGCACACGGCGACAGCAAATTTGCAAAACGATAGTTGTGGTGCTAGGTTTACCCTGTTGTCAAACAACCCTCTACCCTGTTACCGGCCCCAAAGGCGAATGTGAATGAAGATACCACCCCCGGCAAAAATCAATGATTCAGCAAGCCTGCCCCTGGGCAACCTGGCGGCTGATGATGCCGGTGCAGTCTGCCATTCGCCAGATTTGCAAAGCCGATATTTTGATATCTGCCTCATTGATTTTGAGGCCGACGTTTTCAGCAGCGTCTACCATAATCCTGCCAAGTTTGGTCTGTCTGCGCCGCAGCTTACGCTTTCAGAAAAAATCAGGGACGAGCTGGCCGGACAGGTACATCCCGACGATGCCGAACAGTTTGCCTGTTTTTTGACGCAGCAGTCGCTACAGGAACACTTGGCGGCCTCTCCGGCCACAGCCCTCGACATTCACCAAAAAGCCCTGGATGGCTCATACCATCCGGTGCGCATCATTGTTTTTCCTGCCCTGGCTCAGGGCAGCGGGCACATGTACCTTGTCTGCACCGAAGACCTGGAGCAGCCACAGATTCCGGAAGATATCCGGCACAAGAGCGAAGTATTGCAAAGGCAGCAGCTTGACGCGCTGCGTTACAAGGCCGTGGTCGACCATACCCGCACCCTGGTTTTTGAGTGGAGCGGCAAGGATCTTACCTACCTGAGCCACCGCATTCCCGAGCTGCTTTCCGGCGACTACGATGGCCGCAATCCCTTTGACGTGTGGCGCGAGGATGATGTGCTCTATACGGGCGACATGGAGCCCTTTGATACCTGCCTGGCGCGTCTGGCGCTCGGCATCAGATCGGGTGAAATGACAATCCGCCTGCGCCGCCGTGACGGGCAGTACATCTGGTGCAAGGTAACATACACCAAGCTTGATGACGGCGAATCGGTTGAACGCTATATTGGTACGCTCAACGATGTGGATGCCGCCACCCGCAGCGAGCAGGCCCTGCGCCTGCGCGCCGAACACGACCCCCTCACTGGCGCTTACAACACGCAGACTTTTTTTGAAAAAATTGACAAGCTCATCAAAAGCAGGCCCAACGAACAGTACTGCGTACTGCGCTTTGACGTGGCTGGCTTCAAGGCAATCAACGAATCCTTCGGGCTGGAAGAAGGCAACCGACTGCTGCGGGGCATAGCCCGGCTTATACGCCAGCGCCTCACGCCCGAAAAAGAAATTTTTGCGCGCCTCACCGCCGACGTTTTTGCCGTATGCCTTACGGGTGGTTCCGAACGCACGCTGCAATTCATCCAGGCGCTTTCGCTCCGGCTCGACCACTATTCCGACACGTTCCGGGTCAAACTGTTTTTTGGCATCTGCCCGGTGGAAAATACCCGCACGCCTGCCCACATTTTGTGCGACTGGGCCTATCTGGCGCAAAAAACCGTCAAGGGCAGCGACATCGTCAACTTTGCCTTTTATGACGATGCCCTGCGCAAACACCTGCACGACGAGAGCTACATCACCGACCAGATGTACGAAGCGCTTGAAAAGCACCAGTTCAGGCTATTCCTGCAACCCAAGGTACAGATATCCAGTGGCCGCATTGTGGGCGCAGAAGCCCTGGTGCGCTGGCAGCACCCCACGGACGGGCTCATACTGCCGGGCCGGTTTATTCCGCTTTTTGAACGCAACGGCTTCATCATGCGCCTTGACGCATATATCTGGGAGCAGACCTGCAAGACCCTGCGCACATGGCTGGACAAAAAGTATGACCCTACGCCCATCTCGGTGAACATGTCGCGGCTGCATTTCAACGACGACGACCTGCCCCTCAAGCTTGTGAGCCTGATGAACAAGTATAACCTGCCCCGGCACATGCTGGAGCTGGAACTGACCGAAAGCGCTTTTTTTGCAAACGAGCCGCGTCTGGTGCGGCTTATGGACGAACTGCGGGCGGCGGGTTTTGTTTTTTCAATGGACGACTTTGGAACAGGCTATTCATCCCTGAGCACGCTGCGCGACCTGCCCTTCAGCGTGGTCAAGCTCGACCGGACCTTTATCAGCGACGGCACAACCAACCAGCGCGGCCAGATTGTGGCGCGCAATACCATTGCCCTTGCGCGCGATCTGGATATGACCATCGTGGCCGAAGGGGTGGAAAACAAGGAACATGCCCGTTTTCTGCTCAACAGCGGCTGCAACTGCGCCCAGGGCTTCTATTATTCCCGGCCTGTGGATACTGCCGAATTTGAAGTGCTCTGTTTTGTGCAGGAAAAAGCCTTCTGGGTACACCCACAGCTAAAGGAAGACGCCATACGGCTCGGCCTGCCCATCAGCACAGAAGCTCCCATCAGGGAATACTGACCCGTAACGGGGTATCCCTGTAACCTCACACTGCCAGCAGAACAGTACGGCCTCGCGAGGGGCTTTTTTGTTTGGTGCGAAATGACAGGGCCAGCGCTCGGCGCGAAAAGGCCGCAAGCCATGCTGGCGGTGGGCAGGGCGAAGGCCTACATGGGCAGGCGCAAAAGGCGGATGGTGTACGGCTGGATATGCAGCAGTTTACCCTCGCGGATATCGTTTGCGCGGGTCACAAAGCTGTCTTTGCGCACGTTGAGGATAGCCTCGGCCTCGTGGCTGCAATCAAAAAGATGCAGCACGTCGTTGGTGAGAGAATCGGCGGTGGTCCAGTGACGGTTGACGGGCGGCCCGTCCGGGGTGAGGTGGCGCATGAACCGGAAGATTACGGCGCGGCCGCTGCCGGGCGCAAGCCATGTACGGCAGCATTCCCACACCTGATCCACAGAGGGGTCGTCCTCGTCGGTGAATGGCTGGCGAAATTCAAGAGGAAAAGAGCGGCTCTGGATGCGCAACATGCCGTCCACAAGACCGCAGTAGTCTGTCTCCTGTTCAAGCACCGCACGAAACGCTTCGGGCGAAGCCGCAAGCCCCATAAGGGTTTCATTCAGAATATCGCGGGCCTTGAGCACGCGTATGTTGTGGGTCAGCCGCAAGCCGTTGAGCACTGCGTAAATGGCGCAGAATGTATCCAGTTTGCCCTGATAAAACGGTTTCAGCATGTATACCCCCAGCGGCTGTTATGCCCACAGCAACAGGCAGGGTCAAGCTTTCTGCCTGGATAGCCCGAATCTTCTTTCTGCGGGCCACCTTTACAAGCGGGCGGCTCACGTGTATATATGTTCCTTCACAAACAATATCACAATACCTTGATATGCAGATATTCACAAATCCCAAAGAACTGGCGGCCCAATGCAAGGCCTGGCATAAAGCCGGAGACGACATCGCTCTGGTTCCCACCATGGGCTACTACCATCAGGGGCACGAAGACCTTATGGCGTACGCCCGTACGCAGGCCAAGCGCCTCGTGGTGAGCCTTTTTGTCAACCCCACCCAGTTTGGCCCCGGTGAAGATCTGGCGGCCTACCCCAGAAATC
The sequence above is drawn from the Desulfovibrio sp. genome and encodes:
- a CDS encoding sensor domain-containing phosphodiesterase, giving the protein MKIPPPAKINDSASLPLGNLAADDAGAVCHSPDLQSRYFDICLIDFEADVFSSVYHNPAKFGLSAPQLTLSEKIRDELAGQVHPDDAEQFACFLTQQSLQEHLAASPATALDIHQKALDGSYHPVRIIVFPALAQGSGHMYLVCTEDLEQPQIPEDIRHKSEVLQRQQLDALRYKAVVDHTRTLVFEWSGKDLTYLSHRIPELLSGDYDGRNPFDVWREDDVLYTGDMEPFDTCLARLALGIRSGEMTIRLRRRDGQYIWCKVTYTKLDDGESVERYIGTLNDVDAATRSEQALRLRAEHDPLTGAYNTQTFFEKIDKLIKSRPNEQYCVLRFDVAGFKAINESFGLEEGNRLLRGIARLIRQRLTPEKEIFARLTADVFAVCLTGGSERTLQFIQALSLRLDHYSDTFRVKLFFGICPVENTRTPAHILCDWAYLAQKTVKGSDIVNFAFYDDALRKHLHDESYITDQMYEALEKHQFRLFLQPKVQISSGRIVGAEALVRWQHPTDGLILPGRFIPLFERNGFIMRLDAYIWEQTCKTLRTWLDKKYDPTPISVNMSRLHFNDDDLPLKLVSLMNKYNLPRHMLELELTESAFFANEPRLVRLMDELRAAGFVFSMDDFGTGYSSLSTLRDLPFSVVKLDRTFISDGTTNQRGQIVARNTIALARDLDMTIVAEGVENKEHARFLLNSGCNCAQGFYYSRPVDTAEFEVLCFVQEKAFWVHPQLKEDAIRLGLPISTEAPIREY